The following proteins are co-located in the Flammeovirga kamogawensis genome:
- a CDS encoding TetR/AcrR family transcriptional regulator, which yields MDKKEQIIEVATKLFAKKGFENTSISEVCETAGVSKGLIFHHFKSKNGLLREIFSRTTNDIKKNNLTHKAENPYQILSLLLNSFFEQLKKDSTFLQLNVSVISQPTTREIVKDLIDERAALIFESTKKIFNEIDPINSTIRSYMFIAELDGIALNYLSIFNDFPIEEIKSELIKKYIQQ from the coding sequence ATGGATAAAAAAGAACAAATAATAGAAGTTGCCACTAAACTCTTTGCTAAGAAAGGGTTTGAAAACACCTCAATATCAGAAGTATGTGAAACAGCAGGAGTTTCTAAAGGACTTATTTTCCATCATTTCAAATCAAAAAATGGCTTACTAAGGGAAATTTTTTCTAGAACAACAAATGATATAAAAAAGAATAATTTAACCCATAAAGCAGAGAATCCATATCAAATACTCTCTCTTTTATTGAACTCTTTTTTTGAACAACTCAAAAAAGATAGTACTTTCTTACAGTTGAATGTTAGTGTAATATCACAACCAACAACAAGAGAAATTGTAAAAGATTTGATAGACGAAAGAGCTGCTTTAATTTTTGAATCAACAAAAAAAATATTTAATGAAATCGACCCAATAAATTCAACGATAAGAAGTTACATGTTCATTGCAGAACTTGATGGCATTGCCTTAAACTACTTATCCATTTTTAATGATTTCCCAATAGAGGAAATCAAATCAGAATTAATAAAAAAATATATACAGCAATGA
- a CDS encoding GNAT family N-acetyltransferase: MNFIQTENINLISQYRSELYNQFTGTLDGMWQDLYIASATPFLIEIDSNTVGYCCIDDNKSLLQLFLKDEAKYLMEAVISTLITKELITFASLSSIDPISFNTALSLSKSNKINTFCFQYAGSPLIKNSAFEITNATVKDADTMRAFLKNNAGFDDTFGYTDNLINRKELYIAKEGDNIIASGECRISDTQKDVADLGVIVNTEYRKKGLGAKMLNALAQKAVELNKQPVCSTTYDNIASKKAIEKAGFYNSFIIFDMSFIS, from the coding sequence ATGAATTTTATTCAAACAGAAAACATAAATTTAATAAGTCAATATCGATCAGAACTATATAATCAATTTACAGGTACTTTAGACGGGATGTGGCAAGATCTTTATATTGCTTCTGCAACTCCCTTTTTAATAGAAATTGATAGTAATACAGTAGGGTACTGTTGTATTGACGATAACAAAAGTCTACTTCAGCTATTTTTGAAAGATGAGGCTAAATACTTAATGGAAGCAGTTATAAGTACATTGATTACTAAAGAATTAATTACTTTTGCAAGCTTAAGTAGTATCGATCCCATCTCCTTTAATACAGCATTAAGTTTATCAAAAAGTAATAAAATAAATACTTTTTGTTTCCAATATGCAGGTAGTCCGTTAATCAAAAATTCAGCATTCGAAATCACGAATGCCACAGTTAAAGATGCAGATACAATGCGTGCATTTTTAAAAAACAACGCTGGCTTTGATGACACATTCGGTTATACTGATAACCTTATCAATAGAAAAGAATTATACATAGCAAAAGAAGGAGATAATATTATTGCATCTGGAGAATGTAGAATTAGTGATACTCAAAAAGATGTAGCAGACCTTGGTGTAATTGTAAATACAGAATACCGTAAAAAAGGTTTAGGTGCAAAAATGCTTAATGCATTAGCACAAAAAGCTGTAGAACTAAATAAACAACCTGTTTGTTCTACTACTTACGATAATATTGCTTCTAAAAAAGCTATTGAAAAAGCCGGTTTCTATAACTCATTTATCATTTTTGATATGAGTTTTATCTCATAA
- the rsgA gene encoding ribosome small subunit-dependent GTPase A encodes MTNIELGFTELLSQYQQSEGLDGFEVGRVILEHKDRYIIKTPTQEFDAELMGNLRFMAESKYDLPAVGDWVAFSEFDEGKALIHEVYPRSSIIERQAVGKVGQIQIIAANIDFGLIVQSVNRDFNLNRLERYLTICHASKVEPVIVLSKIDLIDEDTLLTIKNQINERINDVAVVTVSSQTKGYDELNTFLKKGKTYCLLGSSGVGKSTLINHISGKSVMKTGNISSAVNKGKHVTTHRELIVLDKGILIDNPGMREIGITDASGGLEVTFETILSYAENCKYSDCTHVHEKGCAVLEALDNGEIDEGAYANFRKMEKEKEHFESDTLERKKKDKNLGKLIKSAVKQRKNQKF; translated from the coding sequence ATGACAAATATTGAATTAGGTTTTACAGAACTACTCAGTCAATACCAACAATCAGAAGGTTTAGATGGTTTTGAAGTAGGGCGTGTAATCTTAGAACATAAAGATAGATATATCATTAAAACTCCTACTCAAGAATTTGATGCAGAATTAATGGGGAATTTGCGTTTTATGGCAGAAAGTAAATACGATTTACCCGCTGTAGGAGACTGGGTTGCTTTTTCTGAATTTGATGAAGGTAAAGCATTAATTCATGAAGTTTACCCTCGCTCATCTATTATTGAAAGACAGGCTGTTGGAAAAGTAGGGCAGATACAGATTATTGCAGCTAATATTGATTTTGGATTGATAGTTCAATCTGTTAATCGAGACTTTAATCTAAATAGGTTAGAACGCTATTTAACAATTTGCCATGCTTCTAAAGTTGAACCTGTTATTGTGTTAAGCAAAATTGATTTAATAGATGAAGATACTTTGCTTACCATCAAAAATCAGATTAATGAACGTATTAATGACGTGGCAGTTGTAACTGTAAGTAGCCAAACAAAAGGATATGATGAATTAAATACTTTTCTCAAAAAAGGTAAAACATACTGTTTATTAGGTTCTTCGGGTGTTGGTAAATCAACCCTGATTAATCATATCTCTGGAAAATCTGTGATGAAAACAGGCAATATTAGTAGCGCTGTGAACAAAGGGAAACATGTTACTACTCATAGAGAATTGATTGTACTTGATAAAGGTATTTTAATTGATAACCCAGGTATGCGAGAAATTGGAATAACTGACGCATCTGGAGGTTTAGAAGTTACTTTTGAAACGATCTTAAGTTATGCTGAAAATTGTAAATACAGTGATTGTACACATGTACATGAAAAAGGTTGTGCAGTTTTAGAAGCATTAGATAATGGAGAAATTGATGAAGGTGCTTATGCAAATTTCCGAAAAATGGAGAAAGAAAAAGAGCATTTTGAATCAGATACTTTAGAACGAAAGAAGAAAGATAAAAATTTAGGGAAATTGATAAAAAGTGCCGTAAAACAGCGTAAAAATCAAAAATTCTAA
- a CDS encoding haloalkane dehalogenase, whose protein sequence is MSNNHSSTSNYYEVYGSKIHVLEYGKGEGNPILFLHGNPSNSFLWRNITPYLEGTGHHIIVPDLIGMGKSDKPSIDYTFMEQYAYLEKLIETMNLKNIILVLHDWGSGLGFNYFANHSKNVKAIAFMEGIIQDIGTFFPKENIDFFNKLRGPNGWKMIAEDNMFLNDVLPTWVARDLTTEELAAYKEPFQTVESRKPIWKFVSQVPLNGKPELTASIVKNYREKLAESSLPKLFLYAEPGAFMPKPVRDWIIENIPNLEVVNIGKGVHFIQEDNPELIGKKIKEFVLKLDK, encoded by the coding sequence ATGTCAAATAACCATTCATCAACTTCTAATTATTACGAAGTATATGGTAGTAAAATACATGTCTTAGAATATGGAAAAGGAGAAGGAAATCCTATTTTATTTCTACATGGCAATCCCTCAAACAGTTTTCTATGGCGAAATATCACTCCATATTTAGAAGGTACAGGCCATCATATTATTGTTCCTGATTTAATTGGAATGGGTAAGTCTGATAAGCCATCAATTGATTATACTTTTATGGAACAATATGCGTATCTAGAAAAGCTTATTGAAACCATGAACCTAAAAAATATTATTCTAGTATTGCATGACTGGGGATCGGGGTTAGGATTTAATTACTTTGCTAATCATTCTAAAAATGTAAAAGCAATTGCATTTATGGAAGGTATTATTCAAGATATTGGTACGTTCTTTCCTAAAGAAAACATTGATTTCTTTAATAAGTTAAGAGGCCCAAACGGTTGGAAAATGATTGCTGAAGATAATATGTTCTTAAATGATGTATTACCAACTTGGGTAGCTAGAGATTTAACAACCGAAGAATTGGCTGCTTACAAAGAACCTTTTCAAACTGTTGAAAGTAGGAAACCTATATGGAAGTTTGTTTCTCAAGTTCCCTTAAATGGAAAACCAGAATTGACAGCTTCAATTGTAAAAAATTACAGAGAAAAGCTGGCTGAATCATCCCTACCTAAACTCTTTTTATATGCAGAACCTGGTGCATTCATGCCTAAGCCTGTAAGAGATTGGATAATTGAAAATATTCCGAATTTAGAAGTAGTAAATATTGGGAAAGGAGTCCATTTTATTCAAGAAGACAACCCTGAATTAATTGGTAAAAAAATAAAAGAATTTGTTCTAAAATTAGATAAATAA
- a CDS encoding DUF3592 domain-containing protein produces MKLSLIKKLRVLTNGTQGLLSAIVFTIGCGTALYSFNHIDFDEYIYLSSNTAIGSGVILDVYQTSSIVNDEYIYRYDYEFGLDGISYYWSSYNAGYGIEVGDKVKIEYNIDKPEVNRIAGMSNTNSLIFFYLIPFIIGLIWFSINVFFGRRKLDIIEHGVLTDGCYFRNEMTSMEINDRRVYKYFFSYKDANNKEHELTIRTHSPEFLFYNKRDNIIYHSNKPDRALFVDNLSGSLPEYVRSIFKKEEQF; encoded by the coding sequence ATGAAACTCTCTCTAATAAAGAAGTTAAGGGTATTGACAAATGGTACTCAAGGGCTACTTTCTGCTATAGTATTTACTATTGGTTGTGGCACTGCACTCTACAGTTTTAATCATATTGATTTTGACGAATACATATACTTATCCTCAAATACAGCAATAGGTTCTGGAGTTATTTTAGATGTTTATCAAACGTCCTCAATAGTAAATGATGAATATATCTATAGATATGATTATGAATTTGGGCTAGATGGAATAAGTTATTATTGGTCGTCTTATAATGCAGGCTATGGTATAGAAGTAGGTGATAAAGTGAAAATTGAATACAACATTGACAAGCCAGAAGTGAATAGAATTGCGGGGATGAGTAATACAAATAGTTTAATATTCTTCTATTTAATTCCGTTTATTATTGGTCTAATATGGTTCTCAATCAATGTGTTTTTTGGTAGAAGAAAATTAGACATCATTGAGCATGGCGTATTAACTGATGGTTGTTATTTCAGAAATGAAATGACATCAATGGAAATCAACGATAGAAGAGTTTATAAATATTTCTTCAGCTATAAAGACGCAAATAACAAAGAACATGAATTGACAATTCGAACACATAGCCCCGAGTTTTTATTTTACAATAAAAGAGATAATATTATTTATCATAGCAATAAGCCTGATAGAGCATTATTTGTTGATAACCTTTCGGGGTCTCTTCCAGAGTATGTACGTTCAATTTTCAAAAAAGAAGAGCAATTCTAA
- a CDS encoding MFS transporter: MSNNTFTKDLQYWKFCSYGFLKNLQFFDAFLLLFLVQHGLSYTQVGFLYALRKLVSFFLEIPTGILADQMGRKQSLILGFMAYICSFLMMYFLPQFHFLIIAFCLYGLGETLRSGTHKAMIMSYLEIKGWLNYKTDYYGHTRGWSQRGSAVSALLAGAMVYFSGNIDNVFIFSTIPFIINTINLVTYPSELNKGKRKKKGGNSFIKDLWSVLQTPHLIKIITNSSTHSSFLNAIKDFIQPIIGAFALTLPFLTKGTHEQKIGLTVGVTYTIIYIFTTIASVNSAKFGELFTSKDKPIIITLYLGLFCGLITGLFYIENYLLISIVFFTLIYIIENIRKPMLTGYISDDCPTSMLATILSVQSFVTTIVTATLSFVFGVLSDHYGIGIALIILSVGIIITISLIQFIVKSNTIKARE; this comes from the coding sequence ATGTCAAATAACACGTTTACTAAAGATTTACAATATTGGAAATTCTGCTCTTATGGTTTTTTAAAAAACCTTCAATTTTTTGATGCTTTTCTATTACTATTTTTAGTACAACATGGTTTATCATATACTCAAGTTGGTTTTTTATATGCTCTAAGGAAACTCGTATCTTTCTTTTTAGAAATTCCTACAGGTATTTTAGCTGATCAGATGGGTAGAAAACAATCTCTTATTTTAGGTTTTATGGCATATATATGCTCGTTCCTAATGATGTATTTCTTACCTCAGTTTCATTTTCTAATTATCGCTTTCTGCCTTTATGGGCTAGGAGAAACATTAAGGAGTGGAACACATAAAGCCATGATTATGTCTTATTTAGAGATAAAGGGATGGTTAAATTACAAAACTGATTATTATGGCCACACAAGAGGTTGGTCGCAAAGAGGTTCTGCTGTTTCTGCTTTACTTGCAGGAGCTATGGTTTACTTTTCAGGGAACATTGATAATGTTTTTATTTTCTCTACAATTCCATTTATTATCAATACTATAAACTTAGTAACCTACCCTAGTGAACTAAATAAAGGTAAGCGAAAGAAAAAAGGAGGTAATAGCTTTATTAAAGACTTATGGTCTGTTTTACAAACACCACATCTTATTAAAATTATTACAAATTCGAGTACGCATTCTTCTTTTTTAAACGCAATTAAAGATTTTATACAACCAATTATTGGAGCTTTTGCACTTACACTACCTTTTTTAACTAAAGGAACTCATGAACAAAAAATAGGACTTACTGTAGGTGTTACCTATACGATAATCTATATTTTCACAACTATTGCTAGTGTAAACTCTGCAAAATTTGGTGAACTCTTTACTAGTAAAGATAAACCTATAATTATAACGCTATACTTAGGATTGTTCTGTGGATTAATAACAGGTTTATTTTATATAGAAAATTATTTATTAATTTCTATTGTATTCTTTACGTTGATTTACATTATAGAAAACATCAGAAAACCAATGCTAACAGGTTATATATCTGATGACTGTCCAACTTCTATGCTTGCGACAATTTTATCTGTTCAATCATTTGTAACAACTATTGTTACGGCTACACTAAGTTTTGTATTTGGTGTTTTATCAGATCATTATGGAATTGGTATTGCACTTATTATTTTATCAGTTGGGATTATTATTACAATTTCACTAATCCAATTTATAGTTAAAAGCAACACTATAAAGGCGCGTGAATGA
- a CDS encoding BamA/TamA family outer membrane protein, with protein MKIKFTIFFLTLTLTCLGQEDDTLLNTQKRKVDFVALPQPSYNDVQGFGFALTAGVFYLMNSSDSLSKPSLTLAHGFYSENNTWVGAVIQEGFLHNNDYWFKFIGVKSNWNFQYYQELPFENNNGAFIQYSTSIGYLEYDFLRKVTGDFYAGIYGKYSSFYTEFKQDNSLNEALPTYSREAKYHGLGFMMAYDTRNNILKPSKGFVVDLKVSAFRNKIGSDNNFEILELNMSHYVSVGKSKKHILASKFYSKIGVNDVPFEEQAIVGMSGTKHNEPRGYTNGRYRGKQMYSLQAEWRYNFYNKWGIVTFGSVSIVGDDSDMIEENGILPTIGLGIRYLAIPKRNINIGIDAAWGKEDKGIYFSIGEAF; from the coding sequence ATGAAAATAAAATTTACAATCTTCTTCTTAACCTTAACATTAACGTGTTTAGGTCAGGAAGATGATACTTTATTAAACACTCAAAAAAGAAAGGTAGACTTTGTAGCATTACCACAGCCATCTTATAATGATGTACAAGGTTTTGGATTTGCTCTTACAGCAGGTGTTTTTTATTTAATGAACTCTTCCGATTCTTTATCGAAACCGTCATTAACTTTAGCACATGGTTTTTATTCTGAAAATAATACATGGGTTGGTGCAGTAATACAAGAAGGATTTTTACATAATAATGATTATTGGTTTAAATTTATTGGGGTAAAATCTAATTGGAACTTTCAGTATTATCAAGAGTTACCTTTTGAAAATAATAACGGAGCCTTTATTCAATACTCTACTTCTATAGGTTATTTAGAATATGATTTTTTAAGGAAAGTAACAGGTGATTTTTATGCAGGAATCTATGGTAAATATTCTTCATTTTATACCGAATTTAAACAAGATAATTCTTTAAATGAAGCTTTGCCGACTTATTCAAGAGAGGCTAAATATCATGGACTTGGTTTCATGATGGCTTACGATACACGGAACAATATTTTAAAACCTAGTAAAGGTTTTGTTGTCGATTTAAAGGTAAGTGCTTTTAGAAATAAAATAGGGAGTGATAATAATTTTGAAATTCTTGAGCTTAATATGAGTCATTATGTAAGTGTGGGTAAATCTAAAAAGCATATTTTGGCAAGTAAATTTTATTCTAAGATTGGGGTTAATGATGTTCCTTTTGAAGAACAAGCAATTGTAGGAATGTCTGGAACTAAACATAATGAACCTAGGGGATATACGAATGGAAGATATAGGGGAAAACAAATGTATTCATTACAAGCAGAGTGGAGGTATAATTTTTATAATAAATGGGGTATAGTAACTTTCGGGTCGGTATCTATTGTAGGAGACGATAGTGATATGATTGAAGAAAATGGTATTCTTCCAACAATAGGCTTAGGAATTAGATATCTAGCTATACCTAAACGTAACATAAATATTGGTATTGATGCTGCTTGGGGAAAAGAAGATAAAGGGATTTATTTTAGCATTGGAGAAGCTTTTTAG
- a CDS encoding FAD-dependent oxidoreductase — protein MRNFDTIIIGGGLGGLVAGATLAKKGNKVVLLEKHYIPGGCATTFKRKEFVMEVGLHEMDGLCEHDAKLDIFKFLEIDKHIDFIQVPELFRLKTTKTDFVHPHGITETMEALIDRFPKETEAITKFIALLEGVLSEIAAFPTDKWKQNLSKPFVPVLFPNIFKASRKTVGEWLDYLFTDEELKIILQANLVYYHDDPYTMSMIYFATAQAGYIKGGGHFIKGGSQKLSNYLVEVIESNGGQVLLGKSVTEIITDNGICKGVSYVDSFNSSKKITLYGQSVIANAAIPLVKKLLPRGESDKLGKKVDKLKTACSLLSIYIGFKKEIKDIGNKHYSTFITGKNVNSIKDIHANCHGEWKDKNFVFVDYSQIDAGLAPKGKSFGAICSADYYIDWEHLSAEEYQAKKEEVAHTLFDRLEEHIPGIKAEIDYYEVGTAKTIQRFTSNPEGTPYGFAQTPEQAGMGRTPFTSPIKNLYFAGAWTFPGGGFTGAIISGFLCALKVDKKVKVKQSDLSLIDSGNTLELLRKIEIAKNTLELVYSRPKDFDYKVGQYAILELLNPKYSEIDIPHRALSLVSHPSENVLRFAMRYSDSSYKQSVKALEIGDKSRVFGPMGQFSVAPTSKGIVFLVAGIGITPILPILKELKITSPQKTIYLIYSNRFEDAAAYHLQLLENNNPNFNYVPVITSQEKRIDKALLKATIPVFTDFQYYLIGTRKFVKELSTTLTTLNVGKEDIKVDDFG, from the coding sequence ATGAGGAATTTTGATACAATAATTATTGGAGGTGGTTTAGGCGGTTTAGTAGCTGGAGCCACTTTAGCAAAAAAAGGGAATAAAGTTGTTCTTTTAGAAAAGCATTATATTCCGGGTGGTTGTGCAACAACTTTTAAGAGAAAAGAATTTGTAATGGAAGTTGGCTTACATGAAATGGATGGTTTATGTGAGCACGATGCAAAATTAGATATTTTTAAATTTCTTGAAATTGATAAGCATATAGACTTTATTCAAGTACCCGAATTGTTCCGTTTAAAAACAACAAAAACAGATTTTGTTCACCCTCATGGAATAACTGAAACGATGGAGGCATTAATTGATCGATTTCCAAAAGAAACTGAAGCGATTACTAAATTTATTGCATTATTAGAGGGGGTGCTTTCTGAAATTGCTGCTTTTCCTACCGATAAATGGAAACAAAATCTATCTAAACCTTTCGTACCGGTTTTGTTTCCAAACATATTCAAGGCATCAAGAAAAACTGTTGGTGAATGGTTAGATTATTTATTTACTGATGAAGAGTTAAAAATTATACTTCAAGCTAATTTAGTTTACTATCATGATGATCCATATACAATGTCTATGATCTATTTTGCAACAGCTCAAGCAGGATATATTAAGGGTGGTGGACATTTTATTAAAGGAGGTTCTCAAAAATTATCAAACTATTTAGTAGAAGTAATAGAAAGTAACGGAGGGCAGGTATTATTAGGAAAATCGGTAACAGAAATAATTACTGATAATGGGATTTGTAAAGGAGTATCTTATGTTGATTCGTTTAATTCTTCTAAGAAAATCACATTATATGGCCAATCGGTAATTGCTAATGCAGCAATACCACTAGTTAAAAAACTTTTACCTAGAGGGGAAAGTGATAAACTTGGAAAAAAAGTTGATAAACTAAAAACAGCCTGTTCTTTATTAAGCATTTATATTGGGTTTAAAAAAGAAATTAAAGATATAGGTAATAAACATTATTCTACATTTATAACTGGAAAGAATGTAAATTCTATAAAAGATATTCATGCAAATTGCCATGGAGAATGGAAGGATAAAAACTTTGTATTTGTAGATTATAGCCAAATTGATGCAGGCTTAGCACCAAAAGGAAAATCATTTGGTGCTATATGTTCTGCTGACTATTATATAGATTGGGAACACTTATCTGCAGAGGAATATCAAGCAAAGAAAGAGGAAGTAGCACATACTTTATTTGATAGGTTAGAAGAACATATTCCTGGAATTAAAGCCGAAATAGATTATTATGAAGTAGGTACAGCTAAAACTATTCAACGTTTTACTTCTAACCCAGAAGGAACACCTTACGGTTTTGCTCAAACTCCAGAGCAAGCAGGTATGGGAAGAACACCATTTACCTCTCCAATTAAGAATTTATATTTTGCAGGAGCATGGACATTTCCAGGAGGAGGTTTTACAGGTGCGATAATAAGTGGTTTTTTATGTGCTTTAAAAGTTGATAAAAAAGTAAAAGTAAAACAGTCTGATTTATCATTAATTGATTCTGGAAATACATTAGAATTACTAAGAAAAATAGAAATAGCTAAAAATACTCTTGAACTTGTTTATTCTAGGCCTAAAGATTTTGATTATAAAGTAGGTCAGTATGCTATTTTAGAATTATTAAACCCAAAATATTCTGAAATAGACATTCCCCATAGAGCGTTGTCTTTGGTTTCTCATCCCTCAGAAAATGTACTCCGTTTTGCTATGCGTTATAGCGATAGTAGTTATAAACAATCTGTAAAAGCATTAGAAATAGGAGATAAAAGTAGAGTTTTTGGCCCGATGGGACAATTTTCTGTTGCTCCTACATCAAAAGGAATTGTTTTTCTTGTAGCAGGTATAGGGATCACTCCTATACTACCTATTTTGAAAGAGTTAAAGATTACATCTCCTCAAAAAACAATTTACCTTATTTATTCAAATAGATTTGAAGATGCAGCTGCTTATCATCTTCAATTATTAGAAAATAACAACCCCAATTTTAACTATGTTCCAGTAATTACTTCTCAAGAAAAAAGAATAGATAAGGCATTATTGAAAGCAACGATTCCAGTGTTTACCGACTTCCAATATTACCTAATTGGAACAAGAAAGTTTGTTAAGGAATTATCAACTACACTAACAACTCTGAATGTAGGGAAAGAGGATATTAAAGTTGATGATTTTGGGTAA
- a CDS encoding LytTR family DNA-binding domain-containing protein, producing MNLKLLNAPFPFLHKTKHKLWTAISFGLFVTVFLFVFRPFQIERVAVKQPEYIFGYGLITFFVLVVFLFLLPQLLPKQFNVDRWTVLKTLTFILFQLCVISIFNWYFTIVISEVAPTINHSLFDFFFITLSVGVFPTVILVLFLERLLREGKEKQAETINNNLSNHLQEELTEEVEEVTIGEGNQKVSVQLQGLLCIKSEGNYLEVYSIQNNNVERDVIRFSLKKAAQQLSDIAEIHNCHRSYIANFKFVTKVSGNARNYELHISNLDFSIPVSRSFSKELIAIYI from the coding sequence ATGAATTTAAAACTACTAAACGCCCCATTTCCATTTCTTCATAAAACAAAGCATAAGCTGTGGACTGCTATTTCATTTGGTCTTTTTGTTACTGTTTTTTTATTTGTTTTTAGGCCTTTTCAAATAGAAAGGGTGGCTGTAAAACAACCTGAATATATTTTTGGATATGGATTAATAACCTTCTTTGTTCTAGTAGTTTTTTTATTTTTATTACCTCAACTTTTACCTAAACAATTTAATGTAGATAGATGGACTGTTTTAAAAACATTGACCTTTATCTTATTTCAATTATGTGTAATTAGTATTTTTAATTGGTACTTTACAATAGTAATAAGCGAAGTAGCTCCAACAATAAATCATTCCCTATTTGATTTCTTTTTTATTACCTTATCAGTAGGGGTGTTTCCTACTGTTATTTTAGTATTATTTTTAGAACGACTCTTGCGAGAAGGTAAAGAGAAACAGGCTGAAACTATTAACAATAATCTTAGTAACCATCTTCAAGAGGAATTAACTGAAGAAGTTGAAGAAGTAACTATTGGAGAAGGAAATCAAAAAGTATCAGTGCAATTACAAGGTTTGTTATGTATAAAATCAGAAGGTAATTATTTAGAAGTATACTCTATACAAAACAATAATGTGGAGAGAGATGTAATAAGATTCTCTTTAAAAAAAGCAGCTCAACAACTTTCGGATATTGCAGAAATACATAATTGTCATCGTTCTTACATTGCTAATTTTAAATTTGTAACAAAGGTTTCTGGTAATGCAAGAAATTATGAACTTCATATCTCAAATTTAGATTTTTCTATTCCTGTATCTAGAAGCTTTTCAAAAGAATTAATTGCCATTTATATATAG
- a CDS encoding YceI family protein, translated as MKQIIIATLLLIFGFRITGLAQENEKAEVQFSISKFFWNVEGSFDKVDYNIQFDPEHLKTSKIYGKVSISDINTSDEKRDTHLQAKEWFDSSEFPEILISSITIKAVEENHFEGLFSISIKGITKEQTISFKTLDKDGKHYLESDFKVSLEDYTIGGGTISYVVGNEVKVEIRLEY; from the coding sequence ATGAAACAAATTATTATTGCCACACTCTTATTAATCTTTGGTTTTAGAATTACGGGGCTTGCTCAAGAAAATGAAAAAGCAGAAGTACAGTTTTCTATATCAAAGTTTTTTTGGAATGTAGAAGGAAGTTTTGATAAAGTTGATTACAATATTCAATTTGATCCTGAACACCTTAAAACTTCAAAAATATATGGTAAAGTATCTATCTCTGATATTAATACATCTGATGAAAAAAGAGATACTCATTTACAAGCGAAAGAATGGTTTGATAGTAGTGAATTTCCTGAAATACTTATATCAAGTATAACGATTAAAGCTGTAGAAGAAAATCACTTTGAAGGCTTATTTTCAATCTCAATTAAAGGGATAACCAAAGAACAAACTATCTCATTTAAGACTTTAGATAAAGATGGGAAACATTATTTAGAAAGTGATTTTAAGGTATCCTTAGAAGATTATACAATTGGAGGAGGTACCATAAGTTATGTTGTTGGAAATGAAGTAAAGGTAGAAATACGATTAGAATATTAA